From a single Lentisphaera profundi genomic region:
- the cysN gene encoding sulfate adenylyltransferase subunit CysN, translated as MKKSLLRFLTCGSVDDGKSTLIGNLLFNSKKLCQDQIATLERDSKKHGTQGDKVDYALLMDGLASEREQGITIDVAYRFFETPERKFIVADTPGHEQYTRNMVTGASTADLAIILVDASKGLLTQSRRHAFLVSLLQIPHVVLAVNKMDLVNYSEDVYNKIVEDFKEFSTKLNLQDITFIPVSARDSDNVTEKSSKTPWYKGEALLPFLEKVYVKSDKNFVDFRYPVQTVIRPNSNFRGFAGRIASGTIRPGEEVIALPSEKSSRVKDIHLYDRTLPEAFAGQSVCITLEDEIDISRGDMLVRKNNLPKMSNEIDVTLCWMNEKPLDLSSPKRLIVKHTSREINAFVEKIDYTIDVNTLHRNQTNILHLNDIARVKITTAQKLYFDNYKTNRNTGSIILIDPITNETVAAGMIKSESRETHSDEIKSTNINFEDFQLTREDYEKRNGHLGAVIWLTGLSGSGKSTIAKAILAKLNADGKHVNCLDGDNVRHGLCSDLGFTADDRSENIRRIGELSKLFVENGNITICSFISPYQKDRDFVRSILPEGKFFETYIDCDIETCKQRDPKGLYKKAIAGEINGFTGIDSPYEAPTNPDIRLKSDTYPVADLVESVIVKLKDQGII; from the coding sequence ATGAAAAAATCCCTCTTACGATTCCTTACCTGTGGTTCCGTTGACGATGGCAAATCCACTCTCATTGGCAACCTACTCTTCAACTCAAAAAAACTCTGTCAGGACCAAATTGCCACTTTAGAACGCGATTCTAAAAAACACGGCACTCAAGGCGACAAAGTTGACTACGCTTTGCTGATGGATGGTTTGGCTTCCGAACGCGAACAGGGCATCACTATTGATGTCGCTTATCGCTTCTTCGAAACACCTGAAAGAAAATTTATTGTTGCCGACACACCTGGCCACGAACAATATACGCGAAATATGGTCACTGGTGCCAGTACTGCAGATTTAGCCATTATCCTTGTGGATGCCTCCAAGGGCCTGCTTACACAATCTCGTCGTCATGCTTTCCTTGTTAGTCTTCTTCAAATTCCTCACGTTGTGCTCGCAGTCAATAAAATGGACCTCGTCAATTACTCGGAAGACGTGTACAACAAAATCGTTGAAGATTTCAAAGAATTTAGTACCAAGCTCAATTTACAAGATATTACTTTTATTCCCGTCTCAGCCAGAGATAGTGATAATGTCACAGAGAAATCCTCCAAGACGCCATGGTATAAAGGTGAAGCACTCTTGCCTTTCTTGGAAAAAGTCTATGTCAAAAGCGATAAAAACTTTGTTGACTTTCGTTACCCAGTTCAAACGGTCATTCGTCCCAATTCAAATTTCCGTGGTTTTGCTGGACGCATTGCTTCTGGTACCATTCGCCCCGGTGAAGAAGTCATTGCCCTGCCTTCCGAAAAATCTTCGCGAGTCAAAGATATTCACCTCTATGATCGCACTCTACCCGAAGCCTTTGCGGGTCAATCGGTGTGCATCACCCTGGAAGACGAAATTGATATCAGCCGTGGCGACATGCTTGTCCGCAAGAATAATCTCCCCAAGATGTCCAATGAAATTGATGTTACACTCTGCTGGATGAATGAAAAACCACTTGATTTGAGTTCTCCTAAGCGCCTCATTGTGAAGCATACTTCACGTGAGATCAATGCCTTCGTAGAAAAAATTGATTATACGATAGATGTCAATACCCTGCATCGTAATCAAACCAATATATTACACCTCAACGATATTGCGCGCGTCAAAATAACCACGGCTCAAAAGCTTTATTTTGATAACTACAAAACCAACCGCAATACCGGCTCGATTATTCTCATTGATCCCATTACTAATGAAACGGTAGCCGCGGGCATGATTAAATCTGAATCACGTGAAACTCATTCAGATGAAATTAAATCTACCAACATTAATTTCGAAGACTTTCAACTCACTCGTGAAGATTACGAGAAACGCAATGGTCACCTCGGTGCCGTTATATGGCTCACGGGTCTTTCTGGCTCAGGTAAATCTACCATTGCCAAAGCGATACTAGCTAAACTCAACGCTGATGGCAAACACGTCAACTGCCTCGATGGTGATAATGTACGTCATGGCCTCTGCTCGGACTTGGGCTTCACTGCGGATGATCGCTCGGAGAATATCCGTCGCATTGGTGAACTCTCCAAGTTATTCGTTGAGAATGGCAATATCACTATCTGCTCCTTCATCTCTCCCTACCAAAAAGATCGTGATTTTGTGCGCTCGATTCTCCCTGAAGGTAAATTTTTTGAAACTTACATTGATTGCGATATCGAGACCTGTAAGCAACGCGATCCCAAGGGACTCTACAAAAAAGCTATTGCCGGAGAAATCAATGGCTTCACGGGCATTGACTCACCCTACGAGGCTCCTACAAATCCAGACATTCGTCTCAAATCCGATACTTACCCAGTAGCAGACCTCGTCGAATCAGTCATCGTGAAGCTGAAGGATCAAGGGATTATTTAG